One genomic segment of Paenibacillus sp. FSL H8-0332 includes these proteins:
- a CDS encoding alpha-glucosidase/alpha-galactosidase translates to MSFKVTFIGAGSIGFTRGLLRDLLTVPEFRNIEVSFMDINSHNLDMVTELCQRDIKENGLNITISSTTDRREALEDAKYVFCTIRMGGLEAFATDVDIPLKYGVDQCVGDTLCAGGIMYGQRGIAEMLEICRDIRETAAPDVLLLNYSNPMAMLTWACNKYGGVRTIGLCHGVQHGHQQIAQVYGLEKSQVDIICAGINHQTWYISAKHEGKDLTAGLLEAFEQHPEYSRTEKVRIDMLRRFGYYSTESNGHLSEYVPWYRKRPSEIMDWIDLGVWINGETGGYLRVCTEGRNWFETDFPNWMKDPALEYIPEKRGEEHGSFIIEGLETGRVYRGHFNMVNNGVISNLPDDAIIEAPGYVDRNGISMPLVGDLPLGLAAVCNVSISVQRLAVEAAVHGDDKLLRQAFMMDPLVGAVCNPKEIWQMVDEMLVAGEQWLPQYSAAIAEAKERLASGDLIPTNAGNEGAARLKVKSVDEMMQDREAANKNAGESDKGKDREKVQ, encoded by the coding sequence ATGTCTTTTAAAGTAACCTTTATCGGGGCGGGCAGTATCGGGTTCACCCGCGGACTGCTGCGCGACCTGCTGACTGTGCCGGAATTCCGTAATATCGAAGTTTCGTTCATGGATATAAACAGCCATAACCTGGACATGGTCACCGAGCTATGCCAGCGGGATATTAAGGAGAATGGTCTGAATATCACCATCTCTTCCACCACGGACCGCAGGGAAGCGCTCGAAGATGCCAAGTACGTATTTTGTACTATCCGTATGGGGGGCCTGGAGGCCTTCGCTACCGATGTGGATATTCCGCTGAAGTATGGCGTGGATCAGTGTGTGGGAGATACGCTGTGCGCAGGCGGGATTATGTACGGGCAGCGCGGGATCGCGGAGATGCTGGAGATCTGCCGTGATATCCGTGAGACAGCTGCACCGGATGTATTGCTGCTGAATTACTCGAATCCGATGGCTATGCTGACCTGGGCCTGCAATAAATACGGCGGTGTGCGGACGATCGGACTCTGTCATGGCGTACAGCATGGTCATCAGCAGATCGCCCAGGTGTACGGTCTGGAGAAGTCGCAGGTGGACATTATCTGTGCCGGGATCAATCACCAGACCTGGTACATTTCTGCGAAGCATGAAGGCAAGGATCTGACGGCGGGTCTGCTGGAGGCCTTCGAGCAGCATCCCGAATACAGCCGCACCGAGAAGGTACGGATCGATATGCTCCGCCGCTTCGGCTATTACAGCACGGAATCGAATGGTCACCTGAGCGAATATGTACCTTGGTACCGCAAGCGCCCGAGCGAGATCATGGATTGGATCGATCTGGGCGTGTGGATTAATGGGGAGACGGGCGGCTACCTGCGGGTCTGCACGGAAGGCCGCAACTGGTTCGAGACGGACTTCCCGAACTGGATGAAGGACCCGGCGCTGGAGTACATCCCGGAGAAGCGGGGCGAGGAGCATGGCTCGTTTATCATCGAAGGGCTGGAGACAGGACGCGTGTACAGAGGCCACTTCAACATGGTGAATAACGGCGTGATCTCCAATCTGCCGGATGATGCCATTATTGAAGCGCCGGGCTACGTAGACCGCAACGGCATCTCGATGCCGCTGGTCGGCGACCTGCCGCTCGGCCTGGCGGCAGTCTGCAACGTTAGCATCTCCGTGCAGCGCCTGGCGGTGGAAGCGGCTGTGCATGGCGACGACAAGCTGCTGCGCCAGGCATTCATGATGGACCCGCTGGTCGGCGCCGTCTGCAATCCGAAGGAGATCTGGCAGATGGTTGACGAGATGCTGGTGGCTGGGGAACAGTGGCTGCCGCAGTACAGCGCAGCGATTGCTGAAGCGAAGGAACGGCTCGCCTCCGGTGATCTGATCCCGACGAATGCCGGCAACGAAGGCGCCGCCCGTCTCAAGGTGAAGTCAGTAGACGAGATGATGCAGGACCGCGAGGCCGCGAACAAGAACGCCGGAGAGTCTGATAAGGGTAAGGATCGTGAGAAGGTGCAGTAA
- a CDS encoding stalk domain-containing protein, whose translation MKKKIHMANVLYLLLITLLGVAMTANTVSAATASETAKGIRVYVQNKEIHPLAASVIQGGSVYVEFRSVVQALGFKFKYDAAGKQITATSEDASFKVDLKTKKTFVNGSLYTYDSNIPMVIGSGADALVALSLYSETDYISADYDKTNKIVKVYEDLQGKPKKADLKKMQALIKAHYQTLDGFKSIDMLEMKSWGEYTVMLSDVSFRKTETELLDRIEHVTLEMEHKPDASWTIHNIEINNTEYLNYTSLINKELSVPAADKMAIRELLAAYSKAINDKDVDAELALQDPAKLTADYEQGLRDLREWSTRKFDLEYTEEQAVIVSYSANQAVVYWVCTLQANNDPSKFKERLYSLTSVVKNKDRWYFDSNEEVALGREVIK comes from the coding sequence TTGAAGAAAAAAATACATATGGCAAATGTGCTGTACCTCCTGCTGATTACTCTGCTGGGCGTTGCGATGACCGCTAATACAGTATCCGCAGCAACAGCAAGTGAGACTGCAAAGGGAATTCGTGTATATGTGCAAAATAAGGAAATCCATCCTCTTGCGGCTTCGGTGATTCAAGGAGGAAGTGTGTATGTTGAATTCCGCAGTGTGGTGCAGGCTTTGGGCTTTAAATTCAAGTATGATGCTGCGGGCAAGCAGATTACAGCTACCTCAGAGGATGCTTCCTTTAAAGTTGATCTCAAAACGAAAAAAACATTCGTAAATGGTTCTCTGTACACCTATGATTCGAACATTCCGATGGTTATTGGTTCGGGTGCGGATGCCCTGGTCGCGCTCTCGTTGTATAGTGAGACTGACTATATTAGTGCTGACTATGATAAGACGAACAAAATAGTTAAAGTATACGAGGATCTGCAAGGCAAGCCTAAAAAGGCGGACCTGAAAAAAATGCAGGCACTAATTAAAGCCCATTATCAGACTCTGGATGGCTTTAAGTCGATCGACATGCTTGAAATGAAATCGTGGGGAGAGTATACAGTAATGCTTTCTGATGTTTCCTTTCGTAAGACAGAAACTGAACTTCTGGACCGGATTGAGCATGTAACATTGGAAATGGAGCATAAGCCCGATGCCAGTTGGACGATACATAATATAGAAATCAATAATACAGAATATCTAAACTATACTTCATTGATAAATAAAGAGTTAAGCGTTCCGGCCGCAGATAAAATGGCCATTCGTGAGTTGCTCGCTGCTTATTCTAAAGCTATAAATGATAAAGATGTGGATGCGGAACTGGCACTGCAAGACCCTGCCAAGCTAACGGCCGACTATGAGCAGGGTCTCAGGGATCTCCGGGAATGGTCTACTCGAAAGTTTGATCTGGAATATACTGAAGAACAGGCTGTCATTGTCTCTTATTCGGCAAATCAAGCAGTTGTTTATTGGGTCTGTACACTTCAAGCTAACAACGATCCATCGAAGTTTAAGGAGCGGCTCTACTCACTTACTTCTGTAGTTAAAAATAAGGATAGATGGTATTTTGATTCAAATGAAGAAGTTGCACTCGGTAGGGAGGTTATCAAGTAG
- a CDS encoding PadR family transcriptional regulator, translated as MALSGNNEYGALTEGVYYILLSLLTPMHGYGIMQNVKLLSNQRVELGAGTLYGALSTLVERGWIELLVGGVDSRKKEYQITELGKLIVQSEMTRLDELLTNGRKLLGGEV; from the coding sequence ATGGCATTGTCCGGCAACAATGAATACGGGGCGCTGACCGAAGGCGTCTATTATATCCTCTTGTCCCTGCTCACCCCGATGCACGGCTACGGCATTATGCAGAATGTGAAGCTGCTGAGCAATCAGCGTGTGGAGCTGGGGGCAGGCACGTTATACGGGGCGTTAAGTACGCTTGTGGAACGGGGCTGGATTGAGCTGCTAGTAGGCGGAGTAGATTCCCGCAAGAAGGAATACCAGATTACGGAGCTAGGCAAATTGATAGTCCAGAGTGAAATGACAAGGCTTGACGAGCTGCTCACAAATGGAAGAAAGCTACTGGGAGGCGAAGTGTAA
- a CDS encoding AraC family transcriptional regulator yields the protein MTGSLFEQGLLERDYSPHFLAYYYKQWSNYTMAYHHHNSTEIMYLISGSCVVEVRDEAGGDTPFQLKRGEMILLDAEVQHRLIVEEGSSCRMLNVEFAFTEYGGVVPSIGSLAREEEVLAELLRHPFDSLVLSDQEEVFHVLKALVLELDQRGRKGSSMVHLLFAELLLRLARLRMESLPSSQQTSQLYVRRAIEFLHQNYDRSIQVKEVALSVNVHPGYLHRIFRTHTGQTLTDYLNQLRMEKARMLLGQGEIPVAEIADYVGISSRQYFHLLFKKYSGCTPIEYRNSVDRHYWSEE from the coding sequence ATGACCGGGAGTCTTTTTGAGCAGGGATTGCTGGAGCGGGATTATAGCCCGCACTTTCTGGCTTACTATTATAAGCAGTGGAGCAATTATACGATGGCCTATCATCACCATAACTCCACGGAAATTATGTATCTCATCTCAGGCAGCTGTGTGGTGGAGGTGCGGGATGAAGCGGGCGGCGACACGCCCTTCCAGCTGAAGCGGGGAGAGATGATTCTGCTGGATGCGGAGGTGCAGCACCGGCTGATCGTGGAAGAGGGCTCCTCGTGCCGGATGCTGAATGTGGAATTTGCTTTTACCGAATATGGGGGCGTAGTTCCTTCCATCGGCAGCTTGGCCCGGGAGGAGGAGGTGCTGGCAGAGCTGCTGCGGCATCCGTTCGACAGTCTGGTGTTGTCCGATCAGGAGGAGGTCTTCCATGTACTGAAGGCGCTGGTGCTGGAGCTTGATCAACGCGGGCGGAAGGGGAGCAGCATGGTACACCTGCTTTTCGCGGAGCTGCTGCTGCGTCTGGCCAGGCTGCGCATGGAGTCGCTCCCGTCCAGCCAGCAGACCTCACAGCTCTATGTGCGGCGGGCCATCGAGTTCCTGCATCAGAATTATGACCGGAGCATTCAGGTTAAGGAGGTTGCGCTCTCCGTGAATGTCCATCCGGGTTATCTGCACCGCATCTTCAGGACGCACACAGGGCAGACCCTGACTGACTACTTGAACCAGCTGCGTATGGAGAAGGCCCGCATGCTCCTGGGACAGGGCGAAATTCCGGTAGCGGAGATTGCCGACTATGTGGGGATCAGCAGCAGGCAGTATTTTCATCTGCTATTCAAGAAATATTCCGGCTGTACTCCTATCGAATACCGCAACTCTGTTGATCGCCATTACTGGAGTGAAGAATAG
- a CDS encoding DUF423 domain-containing protein, whose product MQRILIGWGALLGMLSVAIGAFGSHILKPVISEHYLQVYETGVQYHMFHALALILIGLTAGQWGESVRLRWAGRLMIAGVILFSGSLYILSISGIKVLGAITPLGGVCFIAGWICLAVEAFSRKK is encoded by the coding sequence ATGCAACGAATATTGATAGGCTGGGGAGCCTTGCTGGGGATGCTGTCCGTTGCCATCGGCGCGTTCGGATCGCATATCCTGAAGCCAGTAATCAGTGAACACTACCTGCAGGTGTACGAGACGGGTGTCCAGTATCATATGTTCCATGCGCTGGCGCTGATACTTATCGGGCTGACGGCAGGCCAGTGGGGCGAAAGTGTACGTCTGCGCTGGGCAGGGCGGCTGATGATTGCCGGGGTGATCCTGTTCTCAGGCAGCCTGTACATCCTAAGTATTTCCGGTATCAAGGTTCTCGGAGCGATCACTCCGCTGGGTGGCGTATGCTTCATTGCGGGCTGGATCTGCTTGGCTGTGGAGGCATTCTCGCGCAAAAAGTGA
- a CDS encoding DUF11 domain-containing protein, which produces MTDGSRLQPVVSNQSMVRYSSAEGNDTITYSNTVHTSVVGPVLSLLKQAAPLSASLGDTLVYTVTARNSGNTPAVLTIIDVLPPGVSFIANSVLRDGVPLPGVTPSSGIPLGTLVPHSGVTIAFQVIIVSLPPSLVLDNRAVGTYSFTTPEGRTVSSDIRSNPVSVSLLSYQLSTLLSASTPTTFIGDVVTYTLQLRNEGTRPLTAVIATLPVPEGTSFLPGSVIAGGIYQPEADPASGVGLGSLPGGAASEVCYRVRVSSSPPGSVLQAQAQVSYVANDSGNTTASNTVQITVIQPGLSVRLKVDVYSAAPGDNLRYEFTVQNSGNMAVNALLTDAVPAGVLFVWDSVRIDGVPQRGVRPGNGIPLGTLRAGAVRVVDFLVSIPGATDIRQTPAIQNQGVVQYTFSLPDGRNVGQVSRSNAVTTLLFTPIISIQIEGEPPVVEPGSIAEFNIYVSNSGNYPAEVSVIRIVPQGTVIDPDIVTISAITVPGTPYSGTVALGTLEAGQTVTLTYFIKINTDYMGKDLQGSTAALYLFTIDGRRYSGEARSNSYKLLIEEISE; this is translated from the coding sequence ATGACAGACGGCTCACGGCTTCAGCCTGTCGTAAGCAATCAGTCCATGGTACGGTACAGCTCCGCAGAAGGGAATGACACTATTACCTATTCCAATACCGTCCATACGTCCGTTGTAGGTCCGGTTCTATCCCTGCTCAAACAAGCGGCTCCCTTGAGCGCCTCCCTGGGAGATACGCTGGTCTATACCGTTACTGCCAGGAATAGCGGCAATACACCGGCAGTGCTCACAATTATTGACGTTCTTCCCCCGGGAGTATCCTTCATAGCCAACAGTGTGCTTAGAGACGGAGTGCCCCTTCCGGGGGTTACACCGTCTTCCGGCATCCCGTTGGGGACTCTTGTTCCGCATTCAGGGGTCACCATCGCTTTCCAGGTCATTATAGTCTCACTCCCGCCTTCGCTTGTCCTGGACAACAGAGCGGTTGGCACGTATTCCTTCACCACTCCGGAAGGGAGAACGGTGAGCTCGGATATCCGCTCCAATCCTGTCAGTGTCTCCCTTCTGTCCTACCAGTTGTCCACACTGCTCTCTGCCAGCACACCTACTACCTTCATTGGGGATGTCGTCACCTATACCCTACAGCTCAGGAATGAAGGCACCCGGCCGCTGACCGCAGTCATTGCTACGCTTCCCGTTCCGGAAGGTACTTCCTTCCTTCCCGGAAGTGTTATCGCAGGCGGGATCTATCAGCCTGAGGCCGACCCGGCTTCAGGTGTCGGGCTTGGTTCGCTTCCTGGAGGGGCAGCCTCCGAGGTCTGCTACCGTGTCCGGGTGAGCTCGAGTCCACCAGGCTCGGTATTACAGGCGCAGGCCCAGGTATCCTATGTGGCTAATGACAGCGGGAATACCACCGCAAGCAACACGGTTCAGATTACGGTCATCCAGCCCGGATTATCGGTAAGGCTGAAGGTTGATGTCTACAGCGCGGCGCCCGGTGACAACTTGCGGTACGAGTTCACTGTACAGAATAGCGGTAATATGGCGGTGAACGCGCTGCTGACGGACGCCGTGCCGGCAGGCGTACTGTTCGTCTGGGACAGCGTCCGTATCGACGGGGTTCCCCAGAGAGGCGTCCGCCCCGGGAACGGAATTCCGCTGGGCACCTTACGGGCAGGCGCTGTTAGGGTGGTTGATTTTCTCGTATCTATTCCAGGTGCCACCGATATCCGCCAGACGCCGGCCATTCAGAATCAGGGAGTGGTCCAGTATACATTCTCCCTGCCGGACGGACGCAATGTAGGGCAGGTCTCCCGCTCCAATGCGGTAACCACCTTACTGTTCACGCCCATCATCTCGATTCAGATTGAGGGAGAGCCGCCGGTGGTCGAGCCTGGCAGCATCGCGGAATTCAACATTTACGTGTCCAACAGCGGGAATTACCCGGCTGAGGTCTCGGTGATCCGAATTGTACCGCAGGGTACCGTCATTGATCCCGATATCGTTACGATAAGCGCCATCACTGTACCCGGTACGCCATACAGCGGAACAGTTGCTCTAGGAACGCTGGAAGCGGGGCAGACCGTCACACTCACTTATTTTATCAAAATAAATACGGATTATATGGGCAAGGATCTTCAAGGCTCTACGGCCGCCCTGTATCTATTCACCATCGACGGACGCCGGTACTCCGGTGAAGCCCGTTCCAACAGCTATAAGCTGCTCATTGAAGAAATCAGTGAATAA
- a CDS encoding methyltransferase domain-containing protein produces MRIDIGCGPGKESGYLGIDRTQYPGVDIVCDICEGIPLPDNTAEFVMASRMMPYVNDLFAAMSEIYRISTHQAVVCILAPYAHSFPHASNPMFKQKFDEYTPRYFTGRFFQPYQSPLCPEIPDYPAPVPPFDFRLLRMELFYQYPFDDNLYDTEELEVLRMLQSNVIHEIMYHFAVIKREITNEELEAMSRRVLPEPRALLERRLRLQNRKYML; encoded by the coding sequence TTGAGAATTGATATCGGCTGCGGCCCGGGCAAAGAATCCGGGTATCTGGGAATCGACCGTACACAGTACCCCGGAGTGGATATCGTCTGCGATATTTGCGAAGGAATCCCCCTGCCCGACAATACGGCCGAATTCGTGATGGCCAGTCGGATGATGCCTTATGTGAACGATCTGTTTGCAGCGATGTCAGAGATTTATAGAATAAGCACGCACCAAGCGGTTGTGTGTATTCTCGCACCCTATGCCCATAGCTTCCCGCATGCCTCCAACCCTATGTTTAAGCAAAAGTTCGATGAATATACCCCCCGGTATTTCACCGGCCGCTTCTTCCAGCCCTATCAGAGCCCGCTGTGCCCGGAGATCCCGGATTATCCCGCGCCGGTGCCACCGTTTGACTTCAGACTGCTGCGGATGGAGCTGTTCTATCAATATCCCTTTGACGACAATCTGTATGATACGGAGGAGCTGGAGGTTCTGAGGATGCTGCAGTCCAATGTCATTCATGAAATTATGTATCACTTTGCCGTCATTAAGCGGGAGATTACCAATGAAGAACTGGAGGCGATGAGCCGAAGGGTGCTGCCTGAACCACGGGCACTACTAGAGCGCCGGCTTCGGCTGCAGAACAGGAAATATATGTTATAA
- a CDS encoding DUF2812 domain-containing protein, giving the protein MSQVVRKFFMDFEKEEAWLNEMSAKGLALVEHSWARYVFEESAKGEYIYRIELLEQDPKEAAGYLQFMEETGAERVPSGTPTKASRAFMNQRWVFFRRKASEGPFQIYTDADSKIKHYQRIYKVYLSLAFLELIIGSLNIMLIMLNTSSNIYKINLTVGVSVVILGLFFVWLSLPVRRKILRLQQEKLIRE; this is encoded by the coding sequence ATGAGTCAGGTGGTGCGCAAATTTTTCATGGATTTCGAGAAGGAAGAAGCGTGGCTGAATGAAATGTCGGCTAAGGGATTGGCACTGGTGGAGCATTCTTGGGCCCGTTATGTGTTCGAAGAGAGCGCCAAGGGGGAGTATATTTACCGGATTGAGCTGCTTGAGCAGGACCCGAAGGAGGCGGCCGGCTACTTGCAATTCATGGAGGAGACCGGAGCCGAGCGTGTGCCATCCGGTACCCCTACCAAGGCCAGTCGTGCATTTATGAACCAACGCTGGGTGTTCTTCAGAAGGAAGGCCTCGGAAGGCCCCTTCCAGATCTATACCGATGCAGATTCCAAAATCAAACACTATCAGCGAATCTACAAAGTCTATCTGTCCCTCGCATTCCTTGAGCTGATCATCGGCTCCTTAAATATCATGCTGATTATGCTCAATACTTCCTCTAACATCTACAAAATCAACCTTACCGTGGGAGTGTCCGTTGTGATTCTGGGCCTGTTCTTCGTGTGGCTCAGCCTGCCGGTCCGCCGCAAGATCCTCCGGCTGCAGCAGGAGAAGCTGATTCGGGAGTGA
- a CDS encoding copper amine oxidase N-terminal domain-containing protein, translating into MKKLWISIVAGLLVIPMLFQAPAQAAAQPIRIIIDGVTLSTDQPPVMVNGRTMVPLRAIFEAFNADIKWNQKTQTVTASQNDTTIVLKIGSKIATINNKAVSLDVPGQNLKGRTMVPTRFVSEALGREVGWNPAAQIVTITTPVPVGGNAAPVSGVTAQDISDYGDGRDLQVSFNRAADESLVDQYRVLVAKTGTSLNLSSALAVGSNNYSVVLVTGANPVVKLNAAARTIDGDLIKNNQGYSAYVVTFGKGNNTSALSSASAPITLQNKTVPALGTVQAKDTSDYGDGRDLSVSFNKLADESKISTYRIFVVKASNSQVFDLGRASVVSSSNYTQINKTGNNISMNLSSGSRDTDGALIKTGVGYRVYVLAVDSSNAANNVLSPASTALTLSNAGVSNLNVTDVNDYNDGRDLKVTFNHASDETNISQYRILVVPTNYYSSFSLNDANNVSSANYTAVNTSGTYTEQILNSSSRDVRGSLIRNGTSYKVYVLAAGNWNNSGSNVLSAASTAITLVNTSGLSAISNLSVSDVNDYGDGRDLRVSFNHAGDESYISHYRILVVPTNYYNSFSLSDANNAGNYTTAGTSGDSTNQVLDASAKDVRGTAIKPGISYRVYVLTVRNGSYQGTNVLSEGSAALTLSAKLPVTSVTNVTYGMDNGKVVVNFTKSARESNISEYRVFVVPSKQSFGTAEALGVQSSYYSSAVPNGSNLSIAAAARDTNGNPIVKGTKYKVYVLAVANGSGVQNGGLSDSSEEFEI; encoded by the coding sequence GTGAAAAAGTTATGGATTTCGATTGTAGCAGGATTATTGGTAATTCCCATGTTGTTTCAGGCTCCGGCCCAGGCAGCAGCTCAACCCATCAGAATTATTATTGATGGAGTGACCTTGTCCACAGACCAGCCGCCGGTAATGGTGAACGGACGGACCATGGTACCGCTGCGGGCCATCTTCGAAGCCTTCAATGCCGACATCAAGTGGAATCAGAAGACACAGACAGTAACAGCTTCCCAGAACGATACAACGATTGTACTGAAGATTGGCTCCAAGATCGCAACCATCAACAACAAGGCAGTCAGCCTGGATGTGCCGGGCCAGAATCTGAAGGGCCGCACAATGGTGCCTACCCGCTTCGTAAGTGAAGCGCTCGGCCGCGAGGTCGGCTGGAATCCGGCTGCGCAGATTGTCACGATCACCACTCCGGTTCCGGTAGGCGGGAATGCGGCTCCGGTATCGGGAGTAACCGCTCAGGATATCAGCGATTATGGAGACGGCCGGGATCTGCAGGTCAGCTTCAACCGTGCGGCCGACGAATCGCTGGTGGATCAATACCGAGTGCTTGTCGCCAAGACCGGTACTTCACTGAACCTGTCGTCTGCACTGGCAGTAGGTTCCAATAACTACTCCGTTGTTCTGGTAACAGGAGCCAATCCTGTTGTGAAGCTGAACGCTGCCGCCAGAACGATCGACGGTGACCTGATTAAGAATAATCAGGGATATTCCGCATACGTAGTAACATTCGGCAAAGGCAATAATACCAGTGCCCTGTCCAGTGCGTCTGCGCCCATTACACTGCAGAACAAGACGGTTCCGGCACTGGGCACGGTCCAGGCAAAGGATACCAGTGATTACGGAGACGGCCGCGATCTCTCCGTCAGCTTCAACAAGCTGGCCGATGAGAGCAAGATAAGCACGTACCGGATCTTCGTGGTCAAAGCGTCGAATTCCCAAGTGTTTGATCTGGGCAGAGCAAGTGTAGTCTCCAGCAGCAATTACACGCAGATCAACAAGACGGGGAATAACATCAGCATGAATCTCTCTTCCGGCTCCAGGGATACAGATGGCGCGCTGATCAAGACAGGCGTTGGCTACAGGGTGTATGTGCTCGCGGTTGACAGCAGCAATGCAGCGAATAATGTGCTGTCACCTGCTTCAACGGCCCTTACACTCAGCAATGCAGGGGTATCCAACCTGAATGTAACCGATGTGAATGATTATAATGACGGGCGGGATTTGAAGGTTACCTTCAACCATGCCTCAGACGAGACCAATATCAGCCAATACCGCATTTTGGTTGTGCCTACGAACTATTACAGCAGCTTCAGCTTAAATGATGCGAATAACGTATCCAGTGCGAATTATACGGCGGTAAACACATCAGGAACGTATACCGAACAGATTCTGAACTCCTCCAGCAGAGATGTGCGCGGGTCCCTGATCAGGAACGGGACCAGCTACAAAGTGTATGTGCTCGCGGCAGGTAACTGGAACAATTCAGGCTCGAATGTGCTATCCGCTGCTTCAACGGCGATTACGCTGGTGAATACCTCCGGCCTCAGTGCCATATCGAATCTGAGTGTGAGTGATGTGAACGATTATGGAGACGGCCGTGATCTGAGAGTATCGTTCAATCATGCCGGAGATGAATCCTACATCAGCCATTACCGGATTTTGGTTGTGCCTACGAACTATTACAACAGCTTCAGCTTGTCGGATGCGAATAATGCGGGGAATTATACTACCGCAGGTACATCCGGGGACAGCACCAATCAGGTGCTTGATGCCTCAGCCAAAGACGTACGCGGCACAGCCATCAAGCCGGGAATCAGCTACAGGGTATACGTATTGACTGTCCGAAACGGCAGTTACCAGGGAACTAACGTATTGTCAGAAGGATCAGCAGCCCTTACCTTATCGGCTAAGCTTCCCGTCACCTCCGTGACGAATGTGACCTACGGTATGGATAACGGCAAAGTTGTGGTTAACTTCACCAAGTCCGCCCGTGAGTCGAATATCTCCGAATACCGGGTATTCGTAGTCCCTTCCAAGCAGAGCTTCGGTACGGCAGAAGCCCTTGGTGTGCAGTCTTCCTACTACAGTTCGGCAGTCCCTAATGGAAGCAATCTCTCCATTGCGGCGGCAGCCAGGGATACTAACGGTAACCCGATTGTCAAAGGCACCAAATATAAGGTGTATGTGCTTGCTGTAGCCAACGGTTCAGGAGTGCAAAACGGCGGACTGTCCGATTCGAGCGAAGAATTCGAGATCTAA
- the yhbH gene encoding sporulation protein YhbH, translated as MFQPSGPYAFVVSKEDWSLHRKGHQDQERHQQKVREAIKGNLPDLVTEENIILSGGKQIVKVPIRSLDEYRIIYNFRKQKHVGQGDGESQVGDVLGRDSQSAQPGKGDKAGDQPGADTVEAEVDLEDLEDILFQDMELPHLKPKDKEEIEVKSIVFNDIRKKGMMSNIDKKRTLLENLRRNASSGNPGIHSISPDDLRYKTWDDITIPHSNAVIIAMMDTSGSMGTFEKYCARSFFFWMTRFLRRQYEKVDIVFLAHHTEAKEVSEHDFFTRGESGGTICSSAYQKAIEIIDSRYPPAKYNIYPFHFSDGDNLTSDNERCVKLIGELLKRSNMFGYGEVNQYNRSSTLMSAYRHLKQEQFMHYVIKDKKEVYLALKAFFGKKAIEA; from the coding sequence TTGTTCCAGCCGTCCGGTCCATACGCTTTTGTCGTATCCAAAGAAGACTGGTCCCTTCACCGCAAAGGCCATCAGGATCAGGAGCGTCACCAGCAAAAGGTCAGAGAAGCCATCAAGGGCAATCTGCCCGATCTGGTTACTGAAGAGAACATTATTTTGTCGGGCGGCAAGCAGATTGTGAAGGTGCCGATCCGCAGTCTGGATGAATACCGGATTATCTATAATTTCCGCAAGCAGAAGCATGTCGGCCAGGGGGACGGGGAGAGCCAGGTGGGTGATGTCCTCGGGCGCGATTCCCAGTCGGCCCAGCCGGGCAAAGGAGATAAAGCGGGCGATCAGCCCGGCGCAGATACCGTTGAAGCCGAGGTCGATCTGGAGGATCTGGAGGATATTCTGTTCCAGGACATGGAGTTGCCCCATCTGAAGCCGAAGGATAAAGAAGAAATTGAGGTCAAATCCATTGTCTTCAACGATATCCGCAAAAAAGGCATGATGTCGAACATCGACAAAAAGCGTACGTTGCTTGAGAATCTGCGGCGCAATGCCAGCAGCGGCAATCCTGGAATACACAGCATCAGCCCCGATGATCTGCGTTACAAAACCTGGGATGACATCACGATCCCCCACTCGAACGCCGTGATTATTGCCATGATGGACACCTCGGGCTCCATGGGCACTTTTGAAAAATACTGCGCCCGCAGCTTCTTCTTCTGGATGACCCGCTTCCTGCGCCGCCAGTATGAGAAGGTGGATATTGTGTTCCTGGCCCATCATACGGAAGCCAAGGAGGTCAGCGAGCATGACTTCTTCACCCGGGGCGAGAGCGGGGGGACGATCTGCTCCTCGGCGTACCAGAAAGCAATTGAGATCATCGACAGCCGCTATCCGCCTGCCAAATACAACATCTATCCCTTCCATTTCTCAGATGGAGACAATCTGACCTCCGACAATGAGCGCTGCGTCAAGCTGATCGGCGAGCTGCTGAAGCGCAGCAATATGTTCGGCTACGGTGAGGTGAACCAGTACAACCGCAGCAGCACCCTGATGTCCGCCTACCGCCACCTGAAGCAGGAGCAGTTCATGCATTATGTGATTAAGGATAAGAAGGAAGTGTATCTGGCGCTGAAGGCTTTTTTCGGTAAAAAGGCAATCGAAGCCTGA